In Mangifera indica cultivar Alphonso chromosome 1, CATAS_Mindica_2.1, whole genome shotgun sequence, a single genomic region encodes these proteins:
- the LOC123228749 gene encoding probable glutathione S-transferase, which yields MADEVILLDFLPSMFGMRVRIAMAEKGIKYEYKEEDLRNKSPLLLQMNPIHKKIPVLVHNGKPVCESTIIVQYIDEVWKDKAPLLPSDPYERAQARFWVDFIDKKLYDSGRKTWSTTGEAQEQAKKEFIEVIKTLEGQLGDKPYFGGETFGFVDLCLIPFYCWFHAYETYGKFSVAAECPNFTAWAKRCMAKESVAKSLPDEKKILGFVAELRKRFGIE from the exons ATGGCGGACGAGGTgattttgttggattttttgCCCAGCATGTTTGGCATGAGGGTGAGAATCGCCATGGCAGAGAAAGGGATCAAGTATGAGTACAAAGAGGAGGATTTGAGGAACAAGAGCCCTTTGCTTTTGCAGATGAATCCGATTCATAAAAAGATCCCGGTTCTTGTTCACAATGGGAAACCCGTCTGTGAATCTACCATAATTGTTCAGTACATTGATGAGGTTTGGAAGGATAAAGCTCCTTTGCTCCCTTCTGATCCTTATGAGCGGGCTCAAGCTAGATTCTGGGTAGATTTCATTGACAAGAAG TTATATGATTCTGGGAGGAAGACATGGAGCACAACAGGTGAAGCGCAGGAGCAGGCAAAGAAGGAATTCATTGAAGTAATCAAGACCTTGGAAGGGCAGCTTGGAGACAAGCCATACTTCGGAGGTGAGACCTTCGGGTTTGTCGACTTATGTCTTATCCCTTTCTACTGCTGGTTCCACGCTTACGAGACGTATGGCAAGTTCAGTGTAGCAGCAGAGTGCCCCAATTTCACTGCGTGGGCTAAGAGATGTATGGCGAAGGAAAGTGTTGCAAAGTCGCTCCCTGATGAGAAGAAAATTCTGGGATTTGTTGCGGAGTTAAGGAAGAGGTTTGGGATTGAATAG
- the LOC123228778 gene encoding probable glutathione S-transferase, producing the protein MAEEVILLDFWASMFGARVRIALAEKGIKYEHKEADLWNKSPLLLEMNPIHKKIPVLIHNGKPVCESSIIVQYIDEVWKDKTPLLPSDPFERAQSRFWVDFIDKKLYDPGRNTWAKTGEAQEEAKKEFIEVIKTLEGQLGDKPYFGGETFGFVDLSLISYYCWFHAHETYAKFSLAAECPKFTAWAKRCMERESVAKLLPDEKKILGFVVKLRKYFGYE; encoded by the exons ATGGCGGAGGAGGTGATTTTGTTGGATTTTTGGGCCAGCATGTTTGGCGCGAGGGTGAGAATTGCATTGGCGGAGAAAGGGATCAAGTATGAGCACAAAGAGGCTGATTTGTGGAACAAGAGCCCTTTGCTTTTGGAGATGAACCCCATTCATAAAAAGATCCCGGTTCTTATTCACAATGGGAAACCCGTCTGTGAATCTTCCATCATTGTTCAGTACATTGATGAGGTTTGGAAGGATAAAACTCCTTTGCTCCCTTCTGATCCTTTTGAGCGGGCTCAATCTAGATTCTGGGTAGATTTCATTGACAAGAAG TTGTATGATCCTGGGAGGAATACATGGGCCAAAACAGGTGAAGCACAGGAGGAGGCAAAGAAGGAATTCATTGAAGTAATCAAGACCTTGGAAGGGCAGCTGGGAGACAAGCCATACTTCGGCGGCGAGACCTTCGGGTTCGTCGACTTATCTCTGATATCTTACTACTGCTGGTTCCATGCACATGAGACGTACGCCAAGTTCAGTTTAGCAGCAGAGTGCCCCAAGTTCACTGCTTGGGCTAAGCGATGTATGGAGAGGGAAAGTGTTGCAAAGTTACTCCCTGACGAGAAGAAAATTCTGGGATTTGTTGTAAAGTTGAGGAAATATTTTGGGTATGAATAA
- the LOC123228759 gene encoding probable glutathione S-transferase — MADEVILLDFWPSMYGMRLRIALAEKGVKYENKEQDLRNKSPLLLQMNPIHKKVPVLVHNGKPVLESSIIVQYIDEVWKDKTPLLPSDPYERAQARFWVDFIDKKLYEAGRKIWTTTGEAQEEGKKEFIEVIKTLEGQMGDKPYFGGEAFGFVDLSLIPFYSWFHAFETFAKFSVAAECLNFSAWAKRCMEKESVAKSLPDEKKVLVFLTEYRKSLGIE, encoded by the exons ATGGCGGACGAGGTGATTTTGTTGGATTTTTGGCCAAGCATGTATGGCATGAGGCTGAGAATTGCATTGGCGGAGAAAGGCGTCAAGTATGAGAACAAAGAGCAGGATTTGAGGAACAAGAGCCCTTTGCTTTTGCAGATGAATCCCATTCATAAAAAGGTCCCGGTTCTTGTTCACAATGGGAAACCCGTCTTAGAATCTTCGATCATTGTTCAGTACATTGATGAGGTTTGGAAGGATAAAACTCCTTTACTCCCCTCTGATCCTTATGAGCGGGCTCAAGCTAGATTCTGGGTTGATTTTATTGACAAAAAG TTATATGAAGCTGGGAGGAAGATATGGACCACAACAGGTGAAGCACAGGAGGAGGGAAAGAAGGAATTCATTGAAGTAATCAAGACCTTGGAAGGGCAGATGGGAGACAAGCCTTACTTCGGAGGCGAGGCCTTTGGGTTCGTGGACTTATCTCTGATCCCTTTCTACAGCTGGTTCCATGCATTCGAGACGTTTGCCAAGTTCAGTGTAGCAGCTGAGTGCCTCAATTTCAGTGCATGGGCAAAGAGATGTATGGAGAAGGAAAGTGTTGCAAAGTCACTCCCTGATGAGAAGAAAGTTCTGGTATTTCTTACAGAATATAGGAAAAGTCTTGGGAttgaatag
- the LOC123228769 gene encoding probable glutathione S-transferase: MADEVILLDFWPSIYGMRVRIALAEKGVKYENKEQDLRNKSPLLLQMNPIHKKVPVLVHNGKPVLESLIIVQYIDEVWKDKTPLLPSDPYERAQARFWVDFIDKKLLEGGRKTWTTTGEAQEEGKKEFIEVIKTLEGQLGDKPYFGGEAFGFVDLSLIPFYSWFHAFETFGKFSVAAECPNFSAWAKRCMEKESVAKSLPDGKKVLGFLTEYRKSLGFE, encoded by the exons ATGGCGGACGAGGTGATTTTGTTGGATTTTTGGCCAAGCATCTATGGCATGAGGGTGAGAATTGCATTGGCGGAGAAAGGCGTCAAGTATGAGAACAAAGAGCAGGATTTGAGGAACAAGAGCCCTTTGCTTTTGCAGATGAATCCCATTCATAAAAAGGTCCCGGTTCTTGTTCACAATGGGAAACCCGTCTTAGAATCTTTGATCATTGTTCAGTACATCGATGAGGTTTGGAAGGATAAAACTCCTTTACTCCCCTCTGATCCTTATGAGCGGGCTCAAGCTAGATTCTGGGTTGATTTTATTgacaaaaag TTATTAGAAGGTGGAAGGAAGACATGGACCACAACAGGTGAAGCACAGGAGGAGGGAAAGAAGGAATTCATTGAAGTAATCAAGACCTTGGAAGGGCAGCTGGGAGACAAGCCTTACTTCGGAGGCGAGGCCTTTGGGTTCGTGGACTTATCTCTGATCCCTTTCTACAGCTGGTTCCATGCATTCGAGACGTTTGGCAAGTTCAGTGTAGCAGCTGAGTGCCCCAATTTCAGTGCATGGGCAAAGAGATGTATGGAGAAGGAAAGCGTTGCAAAGTCACTCCCTGATGGGAAGAAAGTTCTGGGATTTCTTACAGAATATAGGAAAAGTCTTGGGTTTGAATAG
- the LOC123228719 gene encoding probable glutathione S-transferase: MEDEVILLDFWPSMFGLRVRIALAEKGVKYEYREEDLVNNKKSDLLLQMNPINKTIPVLIHNGKPVCESSIIVQYIDEMWKGKSPLLPSDPYQRAQTRFWVDYIDKMVNGPGRKTWQTKGEEQEAAGKEFTEIMKVLEMQLGEKPYFGGEAFGLVDICLITYSCWFYSYERFGKFSLEADCPKLIEWAKRCVQKDSVAKALPDEKKVFEFCLEIRKMFGLD; the protein is encoded by the exons ATGGAAGATGAAGTAATTCTGTTGGATTTCTGGCCCAGCATGTTTGGTTTAAGGGTCAGGATTGCTTTGGCAGAAAAAGGAGTCAAGTATGAGTATAGAGAAGAGGATTTGGTGAACAACAAGAAAAGCGATCTGCTTCTTCAAATGAACCCGATTAATAAGACGATCCCAGTTCTCATTCACAACGGCAAACCCGTCTGTGAATCTTCCATCATTGTTCAGTACATCGATGAGATGTGGAAGGGGAAATCTCCTTTGCTTCCCTCCGATCCGTACCAGAGAGCTCAAACTAGGTTCTGGGTTGATTACATAGATAAGATG GTAAACGGTCCTGGGAGGAAGACATGGCAGACAAAAGGGGAAGAGCAGGAAGCAGCAGGGAAGGAGTTCACTGAAATAATGAAGGTCTTGGAGATGCAGCTGGGAGAGAAGCCTTATTTTGGGGGAGAGGCATTTGGGTTGGTGGACATATGTTTGATCACTTACTCCTGTTGGTTTTATTCATATGAGAGGTTTGGGAAGTTCAGCCTGGAGGCAGATTGTCCCAAACTGATTGAATGGGCAAAAAGATGTGTGCAGAAAGATAGTGTTGCAAAGGCACTCCCTGATGAGAAGAAAGTGTTTGAGTTTTGCTTAGAGATCAGGAAGATGTTTGGGTTGGATTAG
- the LOC123228701 gene encoding probable glutathione S-transferase yields the protein MMQKMGSLHRPLISPPPSPKQATNHTFLVKSCRLVGFKGSPGQLKTQKSNALKCGFSSSFKFSTSSMAKNFNESDEYSLSSPSVKTDEVILLDFWPSMFGIRVRVALAEKGIEYQLKEEDLRNKSDLLLRMNPVYKKIPVFIHKGKPICESSIIVQYIDEVWKDKSPLLPSDPYQRAQARFWVDYIDKKVFDAGRRTWYTTGEQQEAAKKEFVEIIKQLEEQLGDKPYFGGETLGYVDVCLIPYYCWFYTYETMGKFNVETECPKFIAWAKRCMQKESISKTLPDEKKVFGFCLDLRKKFGLE from the exons ATGATGCAGAAGATGGGTTCACTTCACCGACCACTTATTAGTCCGCCGCCCTCCCCGAAACAAGCCACAAATCATACTTTTCTGGTTAAAAGCTGCCGATTGGTGGGATTCAAAGGGTCTCCCGGTCAGCTAAAGACACAAAAATCCAACGCATTGAAATGTGGCTTCAGTTCTTCCTTCAAATTTAGTACAAGCAGCATGGCCAAGAACTTCAATGAAAGTGATGAATATTCTTTGAGTTCCCCTTCAGTTAAAACGG ATGAGGTGATTTTGTTGGATTTTTGGCCCAGCATGTTTGGAATAAGGGTCAGGGTTGCGTTGGCAGAGAAAGGAATCGAGTATCAGTTGAAAGAAGAGGATTTAAGGAACAAGAGTGATTTGCTTCTGCGGATGAACCCTGTTTATAAAAAGATCCCAGTTTTCATTCACAAAGGAAAACCCATTTGTGAGTCATCCATCATTGTGCAATACATTGATGAAGTGTGGAAGGATAAATCGCCTCTGCTTCCTTCTGATCCTTATCAGAGAGCTCAAGCTAGATTCTGGGTTGATTATATTGACAAGAAG GTATTTGATGCTGGCAGGAGGACATGGTACACAACAGGAGAACAACAGGAAGCAGCAAAGAAGGAATTCGTTGAAATTATTAAACAGCTGGAAGAGCAGCTTGGAGACAAGCCTTACTTTGGGGGTGAGACCCTCGGATATGTAGATGTATGTTTGATCCCATACTATTGTTGGTTTTACACATATGAAACAATGGGCAAGTTCAATGTAGAGACAGAGTGCCCCAAATTCATTGCTTGGGCTAAGAGATGCATGCAGAAAGAGAGCATTTCTAAGACACTTCCTGATGAGAAGAAGGTGTTTGGCTTTTGCTTAGATTTGAGGAAGAAGTTTGGCTTGGAGTAG
- the LOC123228787 gene encoding CASP-like protein F16: MDKIEKGNNGAPIGQSSQPMVQRPRDEDDTPALRRAEPFARLVPMALCVAALVVMLKNSETNDSGSVSYSDLGAFRYLVHANGICAGYSLLSAIIAAVPRPFTMSQAWTFFFLDQVLTYLILAAGAVSAEVLYLEQKGDLAITWSSACGTFAGFCHKATASVIITFVAVAYYAVLSLFSSYKLFSKYDAPVITYPTTKGIEIPPVFDG, from the exons ATGGATAAGATAGAGAAGGGAAACAATGGTGCACCTATTGGTCAATCTTCACAGCCGATGGTGCAGCGTCCGAGGGATGAAGATGATACGCCAGCGCTGCGGAGGGCGGAGCCTTTTGCACGATTGGTGCCAATGGCTCTATGTGTTGCGGCTCTGGTTGTCATGCTGAAAAACTCTGAGACTAATGACTCTGGCTCAGTGTCCTACTCCGACCTCGGAGCTTTCag GTATTTGGTGCACGCCAATGGAATTTGTGCTGGTTATTCTCTTCTCTCAGCTATAATTGCAGCCGTGCCTCGCCCCTTCACCATGTCTCAAGCCTGGACTTTCTTCTTCCTCGACCAA GTGCTGACTTACTTGATTCTGGCTGCCGGAGCGGTGTCAGCCGAGGTGCTGTACCTGGAACAAAAGGGAGATTTAGCCATCACGTGGAGTTCTGCTTGCGGCACATTTGCCGGATTCTGCCACAAAGCCACCGCATCAGTAATCATCACATTTGTTGCAGTAGCTTATTATGCAGTGCTTTCACTCTTCTCTTCCTACAAACTGTTCAGCAAATATGATGCTCCCGTTATCACCTATCCAACCACCAAAGGCATTGAAATTCCCCCTGTTTTCGATGGCTGA
- the LOC123228665 gene encoding ribokinase, giving the protein MMKAIALSPTNSCQLKSQIIPTTKPLSKTINIALFRSTNRRSFPSLAIKNELQNQTPVRKNPSKIPPLVVVGSANADIYVEIDRLPAEGETISAKNSQMLAGGKGANQAACGAKLSHPTYFVGQVGEDANGKLIAGALSECGVGLEYVSVVKGSVPTGHAVVMLQADGQNSIIIVGGTNMSGWPENFGDEVLKVVTNAGIVLLQREIPDSVNIQVAKAARNAGVPVILDAGGMDTPVPQELYNSIDIFSPNESELGRLTGMPTDSFEQISQAVLKCHKMGVKQVLVKLGAKGAALFVEGEKPIKQPAILAARVLDTTGAGDTFTAAFAVALVEGKSREECLRFAAAAASLCVQVKGAIPSMPKRKAVLGLLQYF; this is encoded by the exons atgatgaaagCAATAGCACTTTCACCCACAAACAGTTGTCAACTCAAATCTCAAATCATCCCCACAACAAAACCACTTAGCAAAACGATCAACATAGCCCTATTTCGATCCACCAATCGCCGCTCCTTCCCTTCACTCGCCATAAAGAACGAGCTCCAAAATCAGACCCCGGTTCGCAAAAACCCCTCAAAGATCCCACCTTTAGTTGTGGTTGGCTCAGCCAATGCTGACATCTATGTTGAGATCGACAGACTTCCAGCTGAAGGAGAGACGATTTCAGCCAAAAATAGTCAGATGCTTGCGGGAGGAAAAGGGGCTAATCAGGCGGCTTGTGGGGCCAAACTTTCACACCCGACTTACTTTGTGGGGCAAGTAGGTGAAGATGCTAATGGGAAATTGATCGCTGGGGCTTTGAGTGAGTGTGGTGTTGGCTTGGAGTATGTGAGTGTTGTGAAGGGGAGTGTGCCCACTGGACACGCTGTGGTGATGCTGCAGGCTGATGGACAAAATTCTATTATCATTGTTGGTGGGACTAATATGAGTGGTTGGCCTGAAAATTTTGGTGATGAGGTCTTGAAGGTTGTTACAAATGCTGGGATTGTTTTGCTTCAAAGGGAAATTCCTGATTCTGTCAACATTCAAGTTGCAAAG GCGGCAAGAAATGCAGGTGTTCCTGTCATTTTAGATGCAGGGGGAATGGATACCCCAGTCCCGCAAGAGCTATATAACAGTATAGATATCTTCAGCCCAAATGAAAGTGAACTTGGCCGTTTGACTGGAATGCCAACTGACAGTTTTGAACAGATTAGTCAAGCTGTGTTGAAATGTCATAAAATG GGTGTTAAGCAAGTCCTGGTGAAACTTGGAGCCAAAGGGGCGGCTTTATTTGTAGAAGGAGAAAAACCAATCAAACAACCCGCCATTTTAGCTGCAAGAGTTCTAGACACTACTGGAGCTGGGGACACTTTTACTGCTGCTTTTGCTGTGGCTCTGGTGGAAGGCAAGTCCAGAGAGGAATGCTTGAGATTTGCTG CGGCGGCTGCTTCGCTCTGTGTCCAAGTGAAGGGAGCCATTCCTAGCATGCCCAAAAGGAAAGCTGTTTTGGGTCTTCTCCAGTATTTTTGA